One Coccinella septempunctata chromosome 1, icCocSept1.1, whole genome shotgun sequence DNA window includes the following coding sequences:
- the LOC123309640 gene encoding phospholipid-transporting ATPase ABCA3, which translates to MTSRVNYRYSVVEPETQRKCMSKRWDKFTVLMWKNWILQYRRPLQTVIEILAPVLFSILLVIVRNLVEPTHNNTLIFEPFCPTSPLQSDVFSLVCDLKENSTSRRYNISSGGNFSNFAILYSPVNDETEKIMGYSQMANLETIGFNTSQELVDYYRTNQSILVAVEFGEIQKGKDVNVKIRFPSELRVPSGVIGGPTDWKTNQLYPIYQMRGPRNPNATRGGDPGYANELFLAIQEFLTMSLISVQTNSPDIFLNFPYVHLRRFPYYQWEEDPLLQALQGFAGLVVMVSFCYTCTNLVKMITNEKEKQLKEAMKMMGLPNWLHWLAWFLKSLSFLSVSVILITILLKVKWYSTSDFSVLTFSNPSIILTFFLLYVCSIITFCFAVSVFFSKANTAATVSSVIWFLSYVPYLILRKQYDTLSLGEKLATSLGMNSAMAYGLQIMLMFEGSGEGSQWGNLFKAGSPDDTLTLGLVFVMLLFDTFLYLLIALYFEAVIPVEYGIPKPWYFLFTRSFWCDETTIKGYAEDMVTPEHLRGFFEKEPSNLHAGIQIRNLRKEFKGNVAVDNLSLNMYENQITVLLGHNGAGKTTTMSMLTGMFPPTGGTAIINGFDIRTDMDGVRSSLGLCPQHNILFDELTVKEHLYFYSKLKGKREEDIQAEVRKYVSLLELGPKADAKSSTLSGGMKRKLCVGIALCGNSKIVMLDEPTAGMDPSARRALWELIQSEKQGRTMLLTTHFMDEADLLGDRIAIMAGGRLKCCGSSFFLKKKYGAGYNLVMEKSSSCDPEKVRELLKGYIPSIEIHSSVGSELNFLLPEDSVSAFEDMFKDLERSHKALGVNSYGVSLTTLEEVFMKVGADHEGSAKSVRDDNGIANGDHSRVTIDGDDFLQGYQLIKNQYLAMLMKKVLSAVRSWRLHLIVLAIPVFMIIVTMLLNKAQKQPELPALTLNLDSYSKQKPRVLVEKNGSTDYEDYFEGISQAGSYQHVTNLTAEMLRLTRENAPSVRSHYLTGASFEKVEEEILFFTKTKPVLTAWFNNDAYHTAPVALGMILNSIYRKTLNSTANINFVNHPLPFKLTTQFNKISDGDSMGFNIAFNLGFSMTFVSSFFILFYIRERMTKSKHLQFVSGVKVFIYWTTSYVCDILTFTVIQIATVITLASFQEDGFKAPDDLARIFLLLFLFAYSVLPLMYAMSYFFEIPSTGYTRMSLFGVLAGDMAFLIIQLLKLPVLDLQPLSNTLHWIFLIVPHYSLCTGVLNNYNTFAFNKYCSLYVKSCEMRNTTEECWKEVCSRFTDYCCKEHFQWSPPGLIPNIVYMFLFGTFIFCLIIMIDYKMFKLILEKLDRRKQKLPVSVPFEDSDVAQEKQRIRNAGELQLRRDHTLVLKDVTRYYGDLLAVNGLCLGIKEYECFGLLGINGAGKTTTFMMLTGDVKMTYGEAWVRGLSIKNELKEVQKLIGYCPQFDALLDDLTARESLTMFSLLRGIRKGDCGSIAEKLARDFDFVKHLDKQVKELSGGNKRKLSTAIALIGDPPVLYLDEPTTGMDPATKRYLWNALCAVRDSGKCIVLTSHSMEECEALCTKIAIMVNGNFKCLGSTQHLKSKFAEGYTLTIKVRKADSSHGLEHAATDEIKRFVEMSFRRVQLREEHQELITYYILDKSMAWSTMFGILERGKKELNIEDYSLGQSSLEQVFLTFTKHQNQDIPRRQRPRREDV; encoded by the exons ATGACTTCTAGGGTGAATTACAGGTATAGCGTTGTGGAACCTGAGACACAAAGAAAAT GCATGTCCAAAAGATGGGACAAATTCACTGTTCTTATGTGGAAAAACTGGATCCTGCAATACAGGAGACCTTTACAGACTGTGATAGAAATCTTAGCACCCGTATTATTTTCGATATTGTTAGTTATTGTAAGGAATTTAGTAGAACCAACACACAACAACACTTTGATATTCGAGCCCTTTTGTCCAACGTCGCCTCTACAGAGCGACGTATTTTCCTTGGTGTGTGACCTGAAGGAAAACTCAACGTCTAGAAGATACAACATAAGTTCTGGCGGAAATTTCAG TAATTTCGCTATATTATATTCACCTGTCAACGATGAAACGGAAAAAATTATGGGTTACTCCCAGATGGCCAACTTGGAAACGATCGGCTTCAATACTTCTCAAGAACTGGTCGATTATTATAGAACGAACCAGAGCATCTTGGTAGCCGTTGAATTCGGAGAGATCCAAAAGGGAAAAGATGTCAACGTGAAGATAAG attcccttcagaacttAGAGTTCCATCAGGTGTGATCGGGGGACCCACAGACTGGAAAACGAATCAATTATACCCTATTTATCAAATGAGAGGGCCGCGCAATCCCAACGCTACCAGAGGTGGTGATCCAG GTTACGCTAACGAGCTGTTTTTGGCAATCCAGGAATTTCTGACGATGAGTCTGATCTCGGTGCAGACGAATAGCCCAGACATATTCCTGAATTTTCCATACGTTCATCTCAGGCGGTTCCCCTACTACCAATGGGAGGAAGACCCGCTGCTGCAGGCCCTCCAGGGTTTCGCCGGACTGGTTGTGATGGTCAGCTTCTGCTACACCTGCACCAACTTGGTGAAGATGATCACCAACGAGAAGGAGAAACAGCTGAAG GAAGCGATGAAGATGATGGGTCTTCCGAACTGGCTGCATTGGTTGGCTTGGTTCCTGAAGAGCTTGTCCTTTCTCAGCGTTTCCGTGATACTGATCACGATCCTGCTTAAAGTGAAATGGTACTCCACCTCGGATTTTAGCGTGTTGACCTTCTCCAATCCATCCATCATCCTTACGTTTTTCCTGCTGTACGTCTGCTCCATCATCACCTTCTGCTTCGCCGTCAGCGTTTTCTTCTCTAAGGCCAACACGGCGGCGACAGTGAGTTCAGTCATATGGTTCCTGTCCTACGTACCTTATCTGATACTCAGGAAACAGTACGATACTCTGAGCCTCGGGGAAAAGCTGGCCACCAGTCTGGGTATGAATTCTGCCATGGCGTACGGGTTGCAGATAATGTTGATGTTTGAGGGCTCAGGGGAAG GTAGCCAATGGGGAAACCTCTTCAAAGCGGGCTCCCCAGACGACACCCTCACTCTAGGACTGGTGTTCGTGATGCTGCTATTCGACACATTCCTATATCTCCTCATCGCTCTCTATTTCGAAGCCGTCATACCAGTGGAATACGGTATACCAAAGCCTTGGTACTTCCTCTTCACGCGAAGCTTCTGGTGCGATGAAACCACCATCAAAG GTTACGCGGAAGACATGGTGACCCCGGAACATCTCAGGGGTTTTTTCGAGAAGGAACCCTCCAACCTACACGCCGGCATACAGATCAGGAACCTCCGGAAGGAGTTCAAGGGTAACGTGGCCGTGGATAATCTCTCCCTCAACATGTACGAGAACCAGATCACGGTCCTGCTGGGTCACAACGGCGCGGGTAAAACCACCACCATGTCGATGCTCACTGGTATGTTCCCTCCCACCGGTGGCACGGCCATAATTAATGGTTTCGACATCAGGACGGACATGGACGGGGTGAGGTCCAGCCTGGGTCTGTGCCCCCAGCACAATATCCTGTTCGACGAGTTGACGGTGAAGGAGCATCTGTATTTCTATAGCAAACTGAAGGGGAAGAGGGAGGAGGATATCCAGGCGGAAGTGAGGAAGTACGTCAGCCTCCTGGAGCTTGGACCGAAG GCTGATGCCAAGTCTTCCACTTTGTCAGGAGGCATGAAGAGAAAACTGTGCGTGGGTATAGCGCTGTGTGGAAACTCCAAGATAGTCATGCTGGATGAACCGACAGCTGGAATGGACCCCTCAGCGAGGAGAGCCCTCTGGGAACTGATCCAATCAGAGAAACAGG GCCGCACGATGTTGCTAACCACCCATTTCATGGACGAGGCCGATCTCCTCGGCGACAGGATCGCCATAATGGCCGGCGGAAGGCTCAAGTGCTGCGGTTCCAGCTTCTTCCTCAAGAAAAAATACGGGGCAGGTTACAATCTGGTCATGGAGAAATCTTCGAGCTGCGATCCGGAAAAAGTGAGGGAACTGCTGAAGGGTTACATTCCGAGCATCGAG attcacaGCAGCGTCGGGTCGGAATTGAACTTCCTGTTGCCGGAAGACTCTGTTTCTGCGTTCGAGGACATGTTCAAGGATCTGGAAAGGAGCCACAAGGCTTTGGGAGTGAACAGTTACGGGGTCTCCCTGACCACCCTGGAGGAGGTGTTTATGAA AGTTGGGGCGGATCATGAAGGAAGCGCGAAGAGTGTCAGAGACGATAATGGAATTGCAAATGGGGATCATTCCAGAG TTACAATCGATGGTGACGATTTCCTGCAGGGTTATCAGCTGATTAAGAACCAATACCTGGCCATGCTCATGAAGAAGGTCCTGTCGGCTGTGAGATCGTGGCGTCTTCACCTAATAGTGCTCGCCATTCCAGTTTTCATGATTATAGTGACGATGCTCTTGAACAAGGCGCAGAAACAGCCCGAACTGCCTGCGTTAACGCTCAATTTGGACAGTTACAGCAAGCAGAAACCCAGGGTCCTTGTGGAAAAAAACGGATCCACGGATTACGAGGATTACTTCGAAGGAATCAGCCAGGCAGGAAGTTATCAGCACGTTACCAACTTGACCGCTGAAATGTTGCGACTG ACAAGAGAAAACGCGCCCTCAGTTCGAAGTCACTATTTGACGGGAGCCTCTTTCGAGAAGGTCGAAGAGGAAATATTATTCTTCACGAAAACGAAGCCAGTTCTTACGGCCTGGTTCAACAACGATGCCTATCACACTGCGCCGGTAGCGCTTGGGATGATCCTGAATTCCATATATCGAAAAACTCTGAATAGCACCGCTAACATCAATTTCGTGAACCATCCCCTGCCCTTCAAGTTGACCACTCAG TTCAACAAGATATCTGACGGAGACTCTATGGGCTTCAACATCGCCTTCAACCTGGGCTTCAGCATGACCTTCGTGTCCTCTTTCTTCATACTTTTCTACATCAGAGAGAGGATGACCAAATCGAAGCATCTGCAGTTCGTGTCCGGCGTGAAGGTTTTCATCTATTGGACAACCTCCTACGTTTGCGACATACTGACGTTCACGGTCATACAAATAGCCACAGTGATCACGTTAGCCAGCTTTCAAGAGGATGGATTCAAAGCGCCCGACGATCTCG CTCGCATATTTCTCCTGCTGTTCCTCTTCGCCTACTCGGTCCTGCCTCTGATGTACGCCATGTCCTACTTCTTCGAGATACCATCGACCGGCTACACGAGAATGAGTCTGTTCGGCGTTCTGGCCGGGGACATGGCCTTCCTGATCATCCAGCTGCTGAAACTACCGGTGCTGGATCTTCAGCCCCTTTCCAACACCCTCCATTGGATATTTCTGATCGTTCCCCATTACTCGCTGTGTACTGGAGTGCTCAACAACTACAACACCTTCGCCTTCAACAAGTACTGCAGTCTGTACGTGAAATCTTGCGAGATGAGGAATACGACTGAGGAGTGTTGGAAGGAGGTCTGTTCCCGCTTCACTGATTACTGCTGCA AGGAGCATTTCCAATGGTCACCCCCTGGTCTGATCCCGAACATCGTCTACATGTTCCTCTTCGGCACCTTCATTTTCTGCCTGATCATAATGATCGATTACAAGATGTTCAAGCTGATCTTGGAGAAACTGGATCGGAGAAAACAAAAACTGCCCGTTTCCGTCCCTTTCGAGGACAGCGACGTAGCCCAGGAAAAACAAAGGATAAGGAACGCCGGCGAACTCCAGCTGCGTCGCGACCACACCTTGGTCCTCAAGGACGTGACTAGGTACTACGGCGACTTGTTGGCCGTCAACGGTTTGTGCCTCGGCATCAAGGAGTACGAGTGCTTCGGTCTTTTGGGCATAAACGGCGCCGGTAAGACCACCACGTTCATGATGCTGACCGGAGACGTGAAGATGACCTACGGGGAGGCCTGGGTGCGGGGTCTGAGCATCAAGAACGAACTGAAGGAAGTGCAGAAACTTATAGGTTATTGTCCGCAGTTCGACGCGCTTCTCGACGATTTGACGGCGAGGGAGTCTCTGACCATGTTCTCCCTCTTGAGGGGTATAAGGAAAGGGGATTGCGGTTCCATCGCCGAGAAGCTAGCCAGAGATTTCGATTTCGTCAAGCACCTCGACAAGCAGGTGAAGGAGTTGAGCGGCGGCAATAAGAGGAAATTAAGTACTGCCATCGCCTTGATCGGCGATCCACCGGTTTTGTATCTGGACGAACCAACCACAG GTATGGACCCGGCGACCAAGCGATACCTCTGGAACGCGCTGTGCGCCGTGAGGGACAGCGGTAAATGCATAGTGCTGACCTCCCACAGCATGGAAGAGTGCGAGGCGTTGTGCACCAAAATCGCCATAATGGTGAACGGTAACTTCAAGTGCCTGGGCTCCACGCAACACCTGAAGAGCAAGTTCGCGGAGGGGTACACGCTGACGATTAAGGTCAGGAAGGCGGACAGCAGCCACGGTTTGGAACACGCGGCGACCGACGAGATCAAGAGGTTCGTCGAGATGAGTTTCAGGAGGGTGCAGCTGAGGGAGGAGCACCAGGAGCTGATAACGTACTACATCTTGGACAAGAGCATGGCCTGGTCTACGATGTTCGGTATATTGGAGAGGGGCAAGAAGGAATTGAACATCGAGGATTATTCGTTGGGACAGTCGAGCCTCGAACAA